The genomic region GCCACTTTTGCTGAGAGCCGGCCATGCAGCCCGGGCAAGCCGGCGCGGCGCCTTGACATTGACAGCAAGCATCGCGTCGATGTCCACCTCATCGGCCTCTATGACCGATTTCGCAATCATGATCCCGGCATTGGCGACGATAGCATCGATGCGGCCGAAACGGTCGACTGCCGCATCGACCCAGGTCTGCTCGGCAGTTTCTTCAAATGCATCGTAGGTGTGAACATGAACGCGCCGTGGATCGGCCCAGGCAGGCAGCGCCGGCGTGCGCATGCCAAGCGACAGGCGCCATCCCTGCTCATGCAGAAAAACCGCGACTGCCGCGCCGATGCCACGATTGGCACCCGATATCAACGCTACACGCTCTGCCATCATGGCATGATCCTTCGAAAACAACGATCAGGACAGGCCGGCGATCCGCCGGTAGGTTCTGCGCAGAATGTCCATCAACAGCTGCCGGTCGCCCTCCGGCACGAAGTCGAAGAAGTCCCTGGATTGCCGGGTAACGATGGCGCGCACCTCGACAGCCAGCTCTGCGCCTCTCTCGGTGATGTAAAGTTCCTGTGCGCGGTTGTCGTCTACCGACGTCTCGCGGGTCAGAAGCCCCTGGCTTTCCATCTGCTCGACAAGGCGGCCCATGGCGGAACGATCCTTAAGAATGAGTTGGGCGATCACAGACGGGCGAATTCCCGGATGACTGTCGACCATGAGCAAGGTAGTGATCTTTCCGGTCCCCTTGGCGACATCGTATCCCTCAAGGCGCTCATCCAGATCGCGCGAGACTGCGATATTGACCGTGCGGATGTAGAAGCTCAGCGTATCTTCCAGCACATCAAGATCGATGTCCTCAAGCGAAACGGGTGGCGTCTTTCTTCGTTCTGGCACAGTCGAAAGCCTCAAAAAAGCAAAGCGATACCAAGCTATCCTTTCTGATAAGGTTAGCTATTACGATCTCGGAACGAGAGACATAGGAGTAGTCTTCCAAGGTCATGATTTGCCAGATAGTGGATAATTGCAACTATTTTCTGATGAGTTCGCCGATATTTTATTCACCGTTCTGAATTGCCCGTTTATTGGGCGGATACGCATATTCATATGAGGCAAAACGACAAAAAGCCGCCCTGACACGGGTTCAGGGCGGCCACGCTATACGGGATCAGTTTATGGGCGCCTCAGGCGGCCGGCTCCCACTCGGCACCGGGGATCGCCGCGACAAGCTTGCGGGTATAA from Rhizobium rhododendri harbors:
- a CDS encoding SDR family NAD(P)-dependent oxidoreductase, whose translation is MMAERVALISGANRGIGAAVAVFLHEQGWRLSLGMRTPALPAWADPRRVHVHTYDAFEETAEQTWVDAAVDRFGRIDAIVANAGIMIAKSVIEADEVDIDAMLAVNVKAPRRLARAAWPALSKSGRGRVIILGSLSGKRVKSAGAGSYSISKFAAVALAHGIRHAGFDLGIRATAVCPGFVATDMALGITDRAAETMTDPRDLARIISMLLDLPNEASVAEFNINCQLEESY
- a CDS encoding MarR family winged helix-turn-helix transcriptional regulator; its protein translation is MPERRKTPPVSLEDIDLDVLEDTLSFYIRTVNIAVSRDLDERLEGYDVAKGTGKITTLLMVDSHPGIRPSVIAQLILKDRSAMGRLVEQMESQGLLTRETSVDDNRAQELYITERGAELAVEVRAIVTRQSRDFFDFVPEGDRQLLMDILRRTYRRIAGLS